The proteins below are encoded in one region of Anguilla anguilla isolate fAngAng1 chromosome 3, fAngAng1.pri, whole genome shotgun sequence:
- the LOC118223605 gene encoding LOW QUALITY PROTEIN: protein FAM53C-like (The sequence of the model RefSeq protein was modified relative to this genomic sequence to represent the inferred CDS: deleted 1 base in 1 codon), which produces MVTLITEQLQNQSLDEPAYHRAFSLNLPVPESQSPRICWPTYGLMPEGGCWQLYTSAKPPQQDELNLPAGLAPLDAPVPDGDVLRRLLVPSTSATDLSFAGVPPPPPPPPKRHCRSLSVPEDLSRCRTAWRPSASKIWTPVKRRSHSGGGAGGSCPLRAPSSSLASSLRSPSSSLASSLRSSSSPTFFSLALSADSPLPWSFSGGGDCCCFFPCPPSSSCSSSPSPLRPPRPPQRRFSLSPVHIHEAAAHFLPPAPPPAPLYPSAPPLAAAPPSPSSACSTPCSSRRAVPPPLPRCHSQPCDMRKPVLKRRHAPDTLPCARPGLDFSKMSQTRSGDPLPRLDPASPACGGAVCGGLELVSGDFRGTFSPADGLGRTSICPLSESEEEEEEEEEEEEGRRKSEVEGPQPCLFERDCTELDLTLIEEN; this is translated from the exons ATGGTGACGCTCATCACGGAGCAGCTGCAGAACCAGAGTCTGGACGAGCCGGCCTATCACAGGGCTTTCTCTCTCAACCTG CCTGTGCCTGAATCTCAGAGCCCCAGAATCTGCTGGCCCACATATGGATTGATGCCAG aGGGTGGCTGTTGGCAGCTGTACACTTCTGCcaaacccccccagcaggatgAGCTGAATCTCCCAGCAGGCCTGGCCCCCCTGGACGCCCCCGTCCCGGATGGGGACGTCCTGCGCCGGCTCCTGGTCCCCAGCACCTCGGCGACGGACCTGTCCTTTGCGGGcgtgccccccccgccccctcccccgcccaaACGCCACTGCCGCTCGCTGTCGGTGCCGGAGGACCTGTCCCGCTGCCGGACGGCCTGGCGCCCCAGCGCCTCCAAAATCTGGACCCCGGTGAAGCGGCGCAGCcacagc ggggggggcgcgggggggtcCTGCCCTCTGCGCGCCCCCAGCTCCTCCCTCGCCTCCTCGCTGCGCTCCCCCAGCTCCTCCCTCGCCTCCTCGCtgcgctcctcctccagccccacCTTCTTCAGCCTGGCCCTCTCCGCCGACTCCCCGTTGCCATGGAGCTTCTCCGGGGGCGGagactgctgctgcttcttccCTTGCCCCccgtcctcctcctgctcctcctccccctccccgcttcgcccgccccgccccccgcagcGCCGCTTCTCCCTGTCCCCCGTGCACATCCACGAGGCCGCCGCCCACTTcctgcccccggccccgcccccagcccctctctacccctcggccccgcccctcgcgGCCgcgcccccctcgccctcctccgCCTGCAGCACCCCGTGCTCGTCCCGCCGCGCCGtcccgcccccgctcccgcGGTGCCACTCCCAGCCCTGCGACATGCGCAAGCCGGTCCTGAAGAGGCGCCACGCCCCCGACACCCTGCCCTGCGCCCGGCCCGGCCTCGACTTCAGCAAGATGAGCCAG ACTCGGAGCGGGGACCCCCTGCCCCGTTTGGACCCGGCCTCGCCGGCCTGCGGGGGGGCCGTCTGCGGGGGCCTGGAGCTCGTTTCCGGGGATTTCCGCGGGACCTTCTCACCGGCCGACGGGCTGGGACGGACAAGCATCTGCCCTCTGAGCGAGAgcgaggaagaagaggaggaggaggaggaggaagaggaagggaggaggaagagtgagGTTGAGGGGCCCCAGCCGTGCCTCTTTGAGCGGGACTGCACAGAACTGGACTTGACCCTCATTGAGGAAAATTAA